A genomic segment from Luteolibacter ambystomatis encodes:
- a CDS encoding EutN/CcmL family microcompartment protein yields MFLAEVIGQVVATKKDEQMTGRKLLLLRPMLVDDKDPSKFKPGQNTVVAIDTVGAGEGELVMFCQGSSARAAEGLKQVPVDAAIVAIVDRVEVLGKNIYKGG; encoded by the coding sequence ATGTTCCTTGCGGAAGTCATCGGGCAGGTGGTCGCCACCAAAAAGGACGAGCAGATGACCGGCAGGAAGCTGCTGCTGCTCCGTCCGATGTTGGTCGACGACAAGGACCCGTCGAAGTTCAAGCCCGGCCAGAACACGGTCGTCGCCATCGACACCGTCGGGGCGGGGGAAGGGGAGCTTGTGATGTTCTGCCAAGGCAGCTCCGCTCGCGCCGCCGAAGGCCTCAAGCAGGTCCCCGTCGATGCGGCCATCGTGGCGATCGTCGATCGGGTCGAGGTGCTCGGTAAGAACATCTACAAGGGTGGTTGA
- a CDS encoding EutN/CcmL family microcompartment protein → MRIGHVIGRATMVIQQASFKGGRWLLVNPLDGSQFNDACAKRPALSAQPTVVVYDNLGAGEGDIIGFVEGAEATAPFDHPIPIDALNIAIFDSISYHPL, encoded by the coding sequence ATGCGCATCGGACACGTCATTGGCAGGGCCACCATGGTCATCCAGCAAGCCTCCTTCAAGGGCGGGCGCTGGCTGCTGGTGAACCCGCTCGATGGCTCCCAATTCAACGACGCCTGCGCGAAACGCCCCGCGCTCTCCGCCCAGCCGACCGTGGTGGTTTATGACAACCTCGGCGCGGGGGAAGGGGACATCATCGGCTTCGTGGAGGGAGCGGAAGCCACCGCGCCCTTCGACCATCCGATCCCGATCGACGCGCTCAACATCGCCATTTTCGACAGCATTTCCTACCATCCGC
- a CDS encoding aldehyde dehydrogenase family protein, producing MKTLDPETLRSVVESVVAKLAQGTAVPAPAAAAAPASTKAGCGCGCPGDSGKSGVFTCVDKAAEAANDAHLKLKKLGVAGRAKVVEIVKTLAVSNAQAWGTFEMEETKIGRLDHKIEKLQITKNVPGVEWLRPDAMSGDGGITLEEYAPFGVVGAILPVTHSVPTLTGNVINMVAAGNAIVFNPHPGGARSAALAVRAYNEAIQRELGIANLITTIEEPTLESFELICKNPLIPLLAITGGPAVVSAAMKSGKRAICAGPGNPTVVVDETADLAKAARDVIQGAAYDNNLLCIGEKAVFVVGSVFNRFCEELQKAGAARLTSPQLEQLTKSAFTYKETDGGCSHPVVNRAFVGADPSKLAQVAGTSVAANTPLLFAETDADHAFVQEEQMMPVLPIVAVPDFVTGVREAKRAEHGYRHSAIIHSKDVEHMTYMAREMDTTIFVKNGPSVAGLGLGGEGYLSYSIATTTGEGITTPKTFTRTRRCVMVENLRII from the coding sequence GTGAAAACTCTCGATCCCGAAACCCTCCGCAGCGTCGTTGAAAGCGTCGTGGCGAAGCTCGCGCAAGGAACCGCTGTTCCGGCTCCTGCCGCCGCTGCGGCTCCGGCTTCCACCAAGGCCGGTTGTGGCTGCGGTTGCCCTGGTGACTCCGGCAAGTCCGGTGTCTTCACCTGCGTGGACAAGGCCGCGGAGGCCGCGAACGACGCCCACCTGAAGCTCAAGAAGCTTGGCGTGGCCGGTCGCGCGAAGGTGGTGGAGATCGTGAAGACTCTCGCCGTTTCCAATGCGCAGGCTTGGGGCACGTTCGAGATGGAAGAAACCAAGATCGGTCGCCTTGATCACAAGATCGAGAAGCTCCAGATCACCAAAAACGTCCCCGGCGTGGAGTGGCTGCGTCCGGATGCGATGAGCGGTGACGGTGGCATCACGCTGGAGGAATACGCGCCCTTCGGCGTCGTCGGTGCGATCCTTCCGGTCACCCACTCGGTGCCCACACTCACCGGCAATGTCATCAACATGGTGGCTGCCGGAAACGCGATCGTTTTCAATCCGCATCCCGGTGGTGCCCGCAGCGCCGCACTCGCGGTGCGCGCCTACAATGAGGCGATCCAGCGAGAACTGGGCATCGCCAATCTCATCACCACCATCGAGGAGCCCACGCTCGAGTCCTTCGAACTCATCTGCAAGAATCCGCTCATCCCGCTGCTCGCCATCACCGGTGGTCCGGCCGTGGTGAGCGCCGCGATGAAGTCCGGAAAGCGCGCGATCTGCGCGGGTCCGGGCAACCCCACCGTGGTCGTGGATGAAACCGCGGATCTCGCCAAAGCCGCGCGCGATGTGATCCAGGGGGCGGCGTACGACAACAACCTGCTCTGCATCGGCGAGAAGGCGGTGTTCGTGGTGGGCTCGGTATTCAACCGCTTTTGCGAGGAACTTCAGAAGGCCGGTGCCGCGCGCCTCACCTCGCCTCAACTCGAACAACTCACCAAGTCCGCCTTCACCTACAAGGAAACCGACGGCGGTTGCTCGCATCCGGTCGTGAACCGCGCGTTTGTGGGAGCCGATCCTTCGAAGCTCGCGCAGGTCGCGGGAACTTCGGTCGCTGCGAACACGCCGCTGCTTTTCGCGGAGACGGATGCGGACCATGCCTTCGTCCAGGAGGAGCAGATGATGCCGGTGCTGCCGATCGTCGCCGTGCCGGACTTCGTCACCGGCGTCCGCGAAGCGAAGCGCGCCGAGCACGGCTATCGCCACTCGGCCATCATCCACTCGAAGGACGTGGAGCACATGACCTACATGGCCCGCGAGATGGACACCACCATCTTCGTGAAGAACGGTCCCTCCGTCGCCGGCCTCGGACTGGGCGGCGAAGGCTACCTTTCCTACTCCATCGCCACCACCACCGGTGAGGGCATCACCACGCCGAAGACCTTCACGCGCACACGCCGCTGCGTGATGGTCGAAAACCTCCGCATCATCTGA
- a CDS encoding EutN/CcmL family microcompartment protein, with the protein MFVARVVGHAVSSHCHPSLKGSKLMLCQAVDADDKPVGAPCIAIDLFGAGLHSKVFVSTDGLGARHLVHDDSSPIRNFIQGIVD; encoded by the coding sequence ATGTTTGTTGCACGGGTCGTCGGTCACGCGGTTAGCTCGCATTGCCATCCTTCGCTGAAGGGTAGCAAGCTGATGCTCTGCCAGGCCGTCGATGCGGATGACAAACCGGTCGGTGCGCCGTGCATCGCCATCGATCTTTTCGGTGCCGGACTTCATTCGAAGGTCTTTGTTTCCACCGATGGATTGGGCGCACGGCATCTGGTGCACGATGATTCCTCGCCAATACGCAATTTTATCCAAGGCATCGTCGACTGA